A section of the Triticum dicoccoides isolate Atlit2015 ecotype Zavitan chromosome 7A, WEW_v2.0, whole genome shotgun sequence genome encodes:
- the LOC119334460 gene encoding aspartyl protease family protein 1-like, which produces MARSTCLSLVTVAMAVAVVAELAAAGEASSGIGFDLHHRSSPVVRRWAEARGHAWWAEAEGTLEYYAALSRHDRAHLARRGLAEGDAKGLLNFASGNLTFRLEGSLHYAEVAVGTPNATFLVALDTGSDLFWVPCDCKQCAPIANASELRGGPELRPYSPGKSSTSKAVTCEHALCERPNACAANNSTSCPYTVRYVSANTSSSGVLVEDVLHLSREEAGGASSTAVKAPVVLGCGQVQTGAFLDGAAVDGLLGLGMDKVSVPSVLAAAGLVASDSFSMCFSPDGLGRINFGDAGRRGQAETPFTVRNTHPTYNISVAAMTVEGKELAAEFAAVVDSGTSFTYLNDPAYTELATSFDSQVREKRANLSASIPFEYCYQLARGQTELFVPEVSLTTRGGAVFPVTRPFVLIAGETSDGQMVAVGYCLAVLKNDITIDIIGQNFMTGLKVVFDRERSVLGWHEFDCYKDVETEGHGGSPGAAPGPSRTTRIKPRQSETTPYPGAVPVTPRQAGSGGSRLSFSLALLLPLLAYAAAVV; this is translated from the exons ATGGCCCGCTCCACCTGTCTGTCGCTCGTCACCGTCGCCATGGCCGTGGCCGTGGTCGCGGAGCTCGCTGCTGCCGGCGAGGCGTCTTCCGGGATCGGGTTCGACCTGCACCACCGGTCCTCGCCCGTGGTGAGGCGGTGGGCGGAGGCGCGCGGCCACGCGTGGTGGGCCGAGGCCGAGGGCACGCTGGAGTACTACGCCGCGCTGTCCCGCCACGACCgcgcccacctcgcccgccgcgggcTGGCCGAGGGCGACGCGAAGGGGCTGCTCAACTTCGCCAGCGGCAACCTCACGTTCCGGCTGGAGGGGTCGCTGCACTACGCGGAGGTGGCCGTGGGCACGCCCAACGCGACGTTCCTGGTGGCGCTGGACACCGGCAGCGACCTCTTCTGGGTGCCCTGCGACTGCAAGCAGTGCGCGCCCATCGCCAACGCCTCGGAGCTGCGCGGCGGGCCGGAGCTCCGCCCGTACAGCCCGGGCAAGTCGTCGACGAGCAAGGCCGTGACCTGCGAGCACGCGCTCTGCGAGCGGCCCAACGCGTGCGCCGCCAACAACAGCACCAGCTGCCCGTACACCGTGAGGTACGTCTccgccaacacctcctcctccggggTGCTGGTGGAGGACGTGCTCCACCTCAGCCGGGAGGAGGCCGGGGGCGCGTCTTCGACGGCGGTGAAGGCGCCCGTGGTGCTCGGGTGCGGGCAGGTGCAGACGGGCGCGTTCCTGGACGGCGCCGCCGTGGACGgcctgctggggctcggcatggacAAGGTGTCCGTGCCCAGCGTGCTGGCCGCCGCCGGCCTCGTCGCCTCCGACAGCTTCTCCATGTGCTTCAGCCCCGACGGCCTCGGCCGCATCAACTTCGGCGACGCCGGCCGCCGCGGCCAGGCCGAGACGCCCTTCACCGTCCGGAACACGCA CCCGACGTACAACATCAGCGTGGCGGCGATGACCGTGGAGGGGAAGGAGCTGGCGGCGGAGTTCGCCGCCGTCGTCGACTCCGGCACGTCCTTCACGTACCTCAACGACCCGGCGTACACGGAGCTGGCCACCAGCTTCGACTCCCAGGTGCGCGAGAAGAGGGCCAACCTCAGCGCCTCCATCCCGTTCGAGTACTGCTACCAGCTGGCCCGCGGGCAGACGGAGCTGTTCGTGCCGGAGGTGAGCCTGACCACCAGGGGCGGGGCCGTGTTCCCGGTCACCCGCCCCTTCGTGCTCATCGCCGGCGAGACCAGCGACGGCCAGATGGTCGCCGTCGGATACTGCCTCGCCGTGCTCAAGAACGACATCACCATCGACATCATCGGCC AGAACTTCATGACCGGCCTCAAGGTGGTGTTCGACCGGGAGAGGTCCGTCCTCGGCTGGCACGAGTTCGACT GTTACAAGGACGTGGAGACGGAGGGCCACGGCGGGAGCCCCGGCGCGGCTCCGGGGCCGTCGCGGACGACCCGTATCAAGCCGCGGCAGAGCGAGACGACGCCGTACCCCGGCGCGGTGCCGGTGACGCCGAGGCAGGCCGGCTCAGGCGGCAGCCGCCTCTCCTTCTCCCTGGCGCTGCTGCTTCCCCTGCTGGCTTACGCCGCGGCCGTGGTCTGA